The following proteins come from a genomic window of Rutidosis leptorrhynchoides isolate AG116_Rl617_1_P2 chromosome 10, CSIRO_AGI_Rlap_v1, whole genome shotgun sequence:
- the LOC139873632 gene encoding uncharacterized protein isoform X1: protein MELDTPLDYATFQLSPRHSRCELFVSINGNSEKLASGLVKPFMTHLKVVEEQVALSVQSIKLEVDKRKNVDSWFTKGTLERFVRFVSTPEIIELVNTFDAELSQLEAARRIYSQGSSDQLSSNSGDSRSSTVGADATKKELMRAIDLRLNAVKHDLNAACARAASAGFNRDTVADLHLFADRFGATRLNEACCKYISLNEKRPELFDHLSKSTYVDQAVRGSYSSDMSIDDDTPPTITTNHQSLSAATDQSTKLLRKSSSSINFSSQPSSTLKDETVSDNQKVKKEEVGSGGIDETLAQTATQPSSRRLSVQDRINLFENKQKEVGSAAGSSGKPPGIAKPDLRRLSSDVSHTNATVLRRWSGASDMSIDLSGEKGTDTPKPDLTETPTEVKKSQTNSEDRLGSSSSSHKGEDDVPPIARIETSSVTREESIGSNSTLEKTQSWSSLTKSEDDSSDLRLIPSTQMKSFHGGNRDIFRPPNVETLHRGVDERPSDLEFKPTVIKAAPPKNTNKGGSGSKIQEAVAASLNRGLEIGSLRSQTRAKYSTETEEVNKKTYAQIEKPFVESGIQKKNVQKNVPRDESRYTDGFENTPPSGKFVPVGSGSMPLEEDETQRSRQLKGNQELNDELKLKANELEKLFAEHKLRAPVEQPNNARRTKPSEDQTTPEPKTEFQSPVRIDGQDHRDALQRSFSEVGFSDDSRGKFYDSYTRKREERLRKQWGSDKAEKEAKLKAMHDSLERSNAEINAKRDSVSTARRRAEKLRSFNAQSAIKREQPLDFGQHEDDEELLEFTETKLVNMNKNVQGKKTLPIKSSSISTPRTPMISGTRSGAKVATGKRRVQTENPLALSVPNFSDLRKENTKPYSLASKGAGRSQLRTHTRSRSTNEETPPVKDEKSGRSQSFKKNPSHVPETSEGVIIEPKSFHRRNNSLGGNSIAKMKASVVTKNTKNEEEYEPDDKEDEFDTEVEGDDVVDEIESKNESLTNSGNGQMDPSLTLTTELPLPMQESPGESPMLWNSHIHIPFSYAHDNEGSTESWNFNSTDTDVARMRKKWGSTQKNILVNSSSSGLQSRKDMTSGIKRFLKFGRKNRGTDNMADWISATTSEGDDDTEDGRDVSNRSSDELRKSRMGYSHESSFNETEFSSADQVQTLQSSIPTPPANFRLREDHLSGSSIKAPRSFFSLSSFRSKGSDSKLR, encoded by the exons ATGGAATTAGATACACCTCTTGATTATGCAACATTTCAGCTCTCACCTAGACATTCAAG ATGTGAATTGTTTGTTTCCATTAATGGAAATAGCGAGAAGCTTGCATCGGGTTTAGTGAAGCCATTTATGACTCATTTAAAGGTTGTAGAAGAACAAGTTGCATTATCGGTTCAATCAATCAAGCTTGAAGTTGATAAACGTAAAAATGTGGACTCGTGGTTCACAAAGGGAACACTAGAGAG GTTTGTGCGTTTTGTCAGTACGCCGGAAATTATAGAACTCGTGAATACGTTTGATGCCGAGTTGTCTCAGTTAGAAGCAGCCCGAAGGATATATTCACAG GGATCATCGGACCAACTTTCGAGTAACTCAG GTGATAGTAGATCAAGCACAGTCGGAGCTGATGCAACAAA GAAGGAACTTATGAGGGCAATTGATTTAAGGCTGAATGCAGTGAAGCACGACTTAAATGCTGCTTGTGCTCGTGCTGCTTCTGCTGGTTTCAACCGTGATACTGTTGCAGACCTTCATTTATTTGCCGATAGGTTTGGTGCCACTCGTCTTAA TGAAGCTTGCTGCAAATACATATCACTCAACGAAAAACGTCCCGAATTGTTTGATCACTTATCAAAGTCTACTTATGTAGATCAAGCCGTGCGGGGCTCATACAGCTCAGACATGTCTATCGATGACGACACACCgccaaccatcaccaccaaccaccagtCTTTATCAGCTGCAACCGACCAATCTACTAAACTTTTACGCAAGTCATCTTCATCTATTAACTTCTCATCTCAACCTAGCAGTACATTGAAAGATGAAACGGTGTCTGATAACCAAAAAGTTAAGAAAGAAGAGGTTGGTAGCGGTGGAATTGATGAAACGTTGGCTCAGACAGCTACACAACCGTCTTCTAGGCGGCTGAGTGTGCAAGATCGTATTAATCTTTTCGAAAACAAGCAGAAGGAGGTGGGGTCTGCCGCTGGGAGCAGCGGCAAACCGCCAGGCATTGCTAAGCCCGATCTTCGTCGGCTATCGTCCGATGTCTCACATACAAACGCAACCGTTCTTAGAAGATGGAGTGGTGCTAGTGATATGAGCATTGACTTGAGTGGTGAGAAGGGAACCGACACCCCAAAGCCCGATTTAACCGAAACACCAACTGAGGTCAAGAAAAGTCAAACGAATTCAGAAGATCGGTTAGGTAGCAGTAGTAGTTCTCATAAAGGTGAAGATGACGTACCACCGATTGCGAGGATCGAGACAAGCTCTGTTACACGTGAAGAATCCATTGGTTCTAATTCTACATTAGAGAAGACGCAGTCTTGGTCATCGTTAACCAAATCCGAGGACGATTCATCGGATCTGCGCTTAATACCGTCGACTCAAATGAAGTCGTTTCATGGCGGCAATCGAGACATATTCAGGCCTCCAAATGTTGAAACTTTGCACCGCGGAGTAGATGAGAGACCATCTGATCTGGAGTTTAAACCTACGGTTATAAAGGCGGCCCCACCGAAAAATACTAACAAAGGTGGTTCGGGATCAAAAATTCAGGAAGCTGTTGCTGCTTCACTGAATAGAGGGCTCGAGATTGGTTCATTACGCTCCCAAACCAGGGCCAAATATTCTACGGAAACTGAGGAAGTGAACAAGAAAACTTACGCACAAATCGAGAAACCGTTTGTCGAATCGGGGATCCAAAAAAAGAATGTTCAAAAGAATGTTCCAAGAGATGAAAGTAGATACACTGATGGGTTCGAGAATACACCGCCGTCTGGTAAATTTGTTCCGGTGGGGTCCGGGTCAATGCCGTTGGAAGAAGACGAAACACAGAGGTCACGGCAATTAAAAGGGAATCAAGAACTTAATGACGAACTTAAATTGAAAGCAAATGAACTAGAAAAGCTTTTCGCCGAGCATAAACTTAGAGCTCCGGTAGAACAACCTAATAACGCACGTCGAACTAAGCCTTCTGAAGATCAAACAACTCCTGAACCAAAAACAGAATTTCAATCTCCGGTTCGAATCGACGGTCAGGATCATCGAGATGCACTTCAACGAAGTTTTTCCGAGGTTGGATTTTCAGACGATTCACGAGGAAAATTCTACGATAGTTACACGAGAAAACGAGAAGAAAGATTAAGGAAACAATGGGGATCTGATAAAGCTGAAAAAGAAGCTAAGTTGAAAGCGATGCATGATAGCCTTGAGCGTAGTAATGCGGAAATAAATGCAAAACGTGATTCTGTATCTACCGCTCGTCGACGTGCTGAAAAGTTGAGATCGTTCAACGCTCAATCTGCTATCAAGCGAGAGCAGCCGTTGGATTTTGGGCAGCATGAAGACGATGAAGAGTTATTGGAATTTACAGAGACTAAACTTGTGAATATGAACAAAAATGTTCAAGGTAAAAAAACGTTACCGATTAAAAGTTCATCTATATCGACACCTCGTACACCGATGATATCAGGTACGAGATCTGGTGCGAAGGTAGCAACGGGGAAACGAAGGGTACAAACGGAAAATCCACTTGCGCTGTCGGTTCCGAATTTCTCGGACTTAAGAAAAGAAAATACGAAACCGTATTCTCTAGCCAGCAAAGGCGCTGGTCGTTCTCAGTTGCGAACGCATACACGAAGCAGAAGCACCAATGAGGAGACGCCACCTGTCAAGGATGAGAAATCAGGACGGTCTCAGTCTTTTAAGAAGAACCCGTCACATGTACCCGAGACCTCGGAAGGTGTTATTATTGAACCCAAGTCCTTTCATAGAAGGAATAATAGTTTAGGTGGAAACAGTATTGCGAAAATGAAGGCCTCGGTGGTCACAAAAAACACGAAAAACGAAGAAGAATATGAGCCGGATGACAAGGAAGACGAATTCGATACGGAAGTTGAAGGTGATGATGTGGTGGACGAGATCGAGTCGAAAAACGAGAGTTTGACCAACTCGGGAAATGGTCAAATGGATCCTAGTTTGACTTTGACCACGGAATTACCATTACCGATGCAAGAATCACCCGGCGAAAGCCCAATGTTGTGGAACTCACACATTCATATTCCGTTTTCTTACGCTCACGATAACGAAGGTTCTACAGAATCGTGGAATTTTAATTCGACTGATACGGATGTTGCGCGTATGAGAAAGAAATGGGGAAGTACACAAAAGAATATTCTGGTCAACTCTTCTTCTTCGGGTCTTCAATCGCGTAAAGATATGACAAGTGGAATTAAGCGATTTTTAAAATTCGGAAGGAAAAATCGGGGTACTGATAATATGGCTGATTGGATATCTGCTACTACTTCTGAAGGAGATGATGATACCGAAGATGGGCGAGACGTTTCGAATCGGTCGTCTGATGAACTACGAAAGTCGAGAATGGGGTATTCACATGAAAGTAGCTTCAACGAAACTGAGTTTTCTAGTGCAGATCAAG TTCAAACATTACAGAGCTCAATCCCAACACCTCCAGCAAATTTCAGACTAAGGGAAGATCATCTTTCCGGAAGCTCCATTAAAG CTCCTCGATCTTTCTTCTCTTTGTCATCATTCCGGAGCAAGGGAAGCGACTCAAAGCTACGATGA
- the LOC139873632 gene encoding uncharacterized protein isoform X2: MLLVLVLLLLVSTVILLQTFIYLPIGLVPLVLTCCKYISLNEKRPELFDHLSKSTYVDQAVRGSYSSDMSIDDDTPPTITTNHQSLSAATDQSTKLLRKSSSSINFSSQPSSTLKDETVSDNQKVKKEEVGSGGIDETLAQTATQPSSRRLSVQDRINLFENKQKEVGSAAGSSGKPPGIAKPDLRRLSSDVSHTNATVLRRWSGASDMSIDLSGEKGTDTPKPDLTETPTEVKKSQTNSEDRLGSSSSSHKGEDDVPPIARIETSSVTREESIGSNSTLEKTQSWSSLTKSEDDSSDLRLIPSTQMKSFHGGNRDIFRPPNVETLHRGVDERPSDLEFKPTVIKAAPPKNTNKGGSGSKIQEAVAASLNRGLEIGSLRSQTRAKYSTETEEVNKKTYAQIEKPFVESGIQKKNVQKNVPRDESRYTDGFENTPPSGKFVPVGSGSMPLEEDETQRSRQLKGNQELNDELKLKANELEKLFAEHKLRAPVEQPNNARRTKPSEDQTTPEPKTEFQSPVRIDGQDHRDALQRSFSEVGFSDDSRGKFYDSYTRKREERLRKQWGSDKAEKEAKLKAMHDSLERSNAEINAKRDSVSTARRRAEKLRSFNAQSAIKREQPLDFGQHEDDEELLEFTETKLVNMNKNVQGKKTLPIKSSSISTPRTPMISGTRSGAKVATGKRRVQTENPLALSVPNFSDLRKENTKPYSLASKGAGRSQLRTHTRSRSTNEETPPVKDEKSGRSQSFKKNPSHVPETSEGVIIEPKSFHRRNNSLGGNSIAKMKASVVTKNTKNEEEYEPDDKEDEFDTEVEGDDVVDEIESKNESLTNSGNGQMDPSLTLTTELPLPMQESPGESPMLWNSHIHIPFSYAHDNEGSTESWNFNSTDTDVARMRKKWGSTQKNILVNSSSSGLQSRKDMTSGIKRFLKFGRKNRGTDNMADWISATTSEGDDDTEDGRDVSNRSSDELRKSRMGYSHESSFNETEFSSADQVQTLQSSIPTPPANFRLREDHLSGSSIKAPRSFFSLSSFRSKGSDSKLR, translated from the exons ATGCTGCTTGTGCTCGTGCTGCTTCTGCTGGTTTCAACCGTGATACTGTTGCAGACCTTCATTTATTTGCCGATAGGTTTGGTGCCACTCGTCTTAA CTTGCTGCAAATACATATCACTCAACGAAAAACGTCCCGAATTGTTTGATCACTTATCAAAGTCTACTTATGTAGATCAAGCCGTGCGGGGCTCATACAGCTCAGACATGTCTATCGATGACGACACACCgccaaccatcaccaccaaccaccagtCTTTATCAGCTGCAACCGACCAATCTACTAAACTTTTACGCAAGTCATCTTCATCTATTAACTTCTCATCTCAACCTAGCAGTACATTGAAAGATGAAACGGTGTCTGATAACCAAAAAGTTAAGAAAGAAGAGGTTGGTAGCGGTGGAATTGATGAAACGTTGGCTCAGACAGCTACACAACCGTCTTCTAGGCGGCTGAGTGTGCAAGATCGTATTAATCTTTTCGAAAACAAGCAGAAGGAGGTGGGGTCTGCCGCTGGGAGCAGCGGCAAACCGCCAGGCATTGCTAAGCCCGATCTTCGTCGGCTATCGTCCGATGTCTCACATACAAACGCAACCGTTCTTAGAAGATGGAGTGGTGCTAGTGATATGAGCATTGACTTGAGTGGTGAGAAGGGAACCGACACCCCAAAGCCCGATTTAACCGAAACACCAACTGAGGTCAAGAAAAGTCAAACGAATTCAGAAGATCGGTTAGGTAGCAGTAGTAGTTCTCATAAAGGTGAAGATGACGTACCACCGATTGCGAGGATCGAGACAAGCTCTGTTACACGTGAAGAATCCATTGGTTCTAATTCTACATTAGAGAAGACGCAGTCTTGGTCATCGTTAACCAAATCCGAGGACGATTCATCGGATCTGCGCTTAATACCGTCGACTCAAATGAAGTCGTTTCATGGCGGCAATCGAGACATATTCAGGCCTCCAAATGTTGAAACTTTGCACCGCGGAGTAGATGAGAGACCATCTGATCTGGAGTTTAAACCTACGGTTATAAAGGCGGCCCCACCGAAAAATACTAACAAAGGTGGTTCGGGATCAAAAATTCAGGAAGCTGTTGCTGCTTCACTGAATAGAGGGCTCGAGATTGGTTCATTACGCTCCCAAACCAGGGCCAAATATTCTACGGAAACTGAGGAAGTGAACAAGAAAACTTACGCACAAATCGAGAAACCGTTTGTCGAATCGGGGATCCAAAAAAAGAATGTTCAAAAGAATGTTCCAAGAGATGAAAGTAGATACACTGATGGGTTCGAGAATACACCGCCGTCTGGTAAATTTGTTCCGGTGGGGTCCGGGTCAATGCCGTTGGAAGAAGACGAAACACAGAGGTCACGGCAATTAAAAGGGAATCAAGAACTTAATGACGAACTTAAATTGAAAGCAAATGAACTAGAAAAGCTTTTCGCCGAGCATAAACTTAGAGCTCCGGTAGAACAACCTAATAACGCACGTCGAACTAAGCCTTCTGAAGATCAAACAACTCCTGAACCAAAAACAGAATTTCAATCTCCGGTTCGAATCGACGGTCAGGATCATCGAGATGCACTTCAACGAAGTTTTTCCGAGGTTGGATTTTCAGACGATTCACGAGGAAAATTCTACGATAGTTACACGAGAAAACGAGAAGAAAGATTAAGGAAACAATGGGGATCTGATAAAGCTGAAAAAGAAGCTAAGTTGAAAGCGATGCATGATAGCCTTGAGCGTAGTAATGCGGAAATAAATGCAAAACGTGATTCTGTATCTACCGCTCGTCGACGTGCTGAAAAGTTGAGATCGTTCAACGCTCAATCTGCTATCAAGCGAGAGCAGCCGTTGGATTTTGGGCAGCATGAAGACGATGAAGAGTTATTGGAATTTACAGAGACTAAACTTGTGAATATGAACAAAAATGTTCAAGGTAAAAAAACGTTACCGATTAAAAGTTCATCTATATCGACACCTCGTACACCGATGATATCAGGTACGAGATCTGGTGCGAAGGTAGCAACGGGGAAACGAAGGGTACAAACGGAAAATCCACTTGCGCTGTCGGTTCCGAATTTCTCGGACTTAAGAAAAGAAAATACGAAACCGTATTCTCTAGCCAGCAAAGGCGCTGGTCGTTCTCAGTTGCGAACGCATACACGAAGCAGAAGCACCAATGAGGAGACGCCACCTGTCAAGGATGAGAAATCAGGACGGTCTCAGTCTTTTAAGAAGAACCCGTCACATGTACCCGAGACCTCGGAAGGTGTTATTATTGAACCCAAGTCCTTTCATAGAAGGAATAATAGTTTAGGTGGAAACAGTATTGCGAAAATGAAGGCCTCGGTGGTCACAAAAAACACGAAAAACGAAGAAGAATATGAGCCGGATGACAAGGAAGACGAATTCGATACGGAAGTTGAAGGTGATGATGTGGTGGACGAGATCGAGTCGAAAAACGAGAGTTTGACCAACTCGGGAAATGGTCAAATGGATCCTAGTTTGACTTTGACCACGGAATTACCATTACCGATGCAAGAATCACCCGGCGAAAGCCCAATGTTGTGGAACTCACACATTCATATTCCGTTTTCTTACGCTCACGATAACGAAGGTTCTACAGAATCGTGGAATTTTAATTCGACTGATACGGATGTTGCGCGTATGAGAAAGAAATGGGGAAGTACACAAAAGAATATTCTGGTCAACTCTTCTTCTTCGGGTCTTCAATCGCGTAAAGATATGACAAGTGGAATTAAGCGATTTTTAAAATTCGGAAGGAAAAATCGGGGTACTGATAATATGGCTGATTGGATATCTGCTACTACTTCTGAAGGAGATGATGATACCGAAGATGGGCGAGACGTTTCGAATCGGTCGTCTGATGAACTACGAAAGTCGAGAATGGGGTATTCACATGAAAGTAGCTTCAACGAAACTGAGTTTTCTAGTGCAGATCAAG TTCAAACATTACAGAGCTCAATCCCAACACCTCCAGCAAATTTCAGACTAAGGGAAGATCATCTTTCCGGAAGCTCCATTAAAG CTCCTCGATCTTTCTTCTCTTTGTCATCATTCCGGAGCAAGGGAAGCGACTCAAAGCTACGATGA